A genome region from Vibrio tapetis subsp. tapetis includes the following:
- the bamB gene encoding outer membrane protein assembly factor BamB, with protein MKKMLSRALVCAVVLGGVIGCASEEDTIVMAPLPVVESQFVPKSDWSASVGDGVGHYFSKLKPVYAYEKVFVASRNGEVKAFDPENGKVIWSQNLEKVSTSRLSGGVTASYGKLYIGTENGEVIALDQKTGEELWRVPVEGEVLASPVTDANLVMVHTSRGALIALDQSSGEEKWTISSEVPSLTLRGDSTPVAISGGIFWGTANGRLAAAIVERGQLIWQQPVGTPKGSTEIDRLVDSDTSPLIIGGMLYTVGINGQLVAIDLRSGSPTWKRTYSSATDMATDGDQIYLVTDKDHLVAVDARSGTEIWSNAELEYRQLTGPAIIDGKLVVGDSEGYLHWLDTESGEFLAQQMVDSSGFAVGPIKLDDGYLVVTRSGDVKKLQIQ; from the coding sequence ATGAAAAAGATGCTCAGTAGAGCGCTGGTGTGCGCCGTTGTTTTAGGCGGTGTCATTGGTTGTGCTAGTGAAGAAGATACCATTGTTATGGCGCCGCTCCCTGTCGTAGAGAGCCAGTTTGTCCCTAAAAGCGATTGGTCTGCTTCTGTTGGAGATGGTGTTGGGCATTATTTTTCTAAGCTAAAACCTGTTTACGCTTACGAAAAGGTATTCGTTGCAAGCCGTAATGGCGAAGTAAAGGCATTTGACCCTGAGAACGGTAAAGTTATCTGGAGTCAAAACCTTGAAAAAGTCAGTACTTCGCGCCTCTCTGGTGGTGTTACCGCATCTTACGGAAAACTGTACATAGGTACTGAAAACGGTGAAGTGATCGCGCTTGATCAGAAAACGGGCGAAGAGCTATGGCGAGTGCCGGTTGAAGGTGAAGTATTAGCCTCACCCGTGACCGACGCTAACTTAGTTATGGTTCATACATCACGTGGTGCATTGATCGCCTTAGATCAATCAAGTGGCGAAGAAAAGTGGACCATTAGCTCTGAAGTACCGTCGTTAACTTTACGTGGTGACAGTACTCCAGTGGCTATCTCTGGTGGTATTTTTTGGGGAACCGCAAATGGTCGCTTAGCGGCGGCAATTGTGGAACGTGGTCAGCTGATTTGGCAACAACCGGTTGGAACACCAAAGGGTTCTACTGAGATTGATCGTCTGGTAGATTCCGATACTTCTCCACTCATTATTGGCGGCATGCTTTATACCGTTGGCATCAACGGCCAATTGGTTGCAATTGACTTGCGTTCAGGTTCTCCGACATGGAAGCGCACGTATTCATCAGCAACCGATATGGCAACGGATGGCGATCAAATTTATCTCGTTACAGATAAAGACCACCTTGTTGCAGTTGATGCTCGAAGTGGGACTGAGATTTGGAGCAATGCAGAACTTGAATATCGTCAACTGACGGGCCCAGCTATCATTGACGGCAAGTTGGTCGTGGGTGACAGCGAAGGTTATTTGCATTGGCTTGATACGGAGTCGGGTGAGTTCTTGGCACAACAAATGGTTGATAGCAGTGGATTTGCTGTTGGCCCAATTAAGCTGGACGATGGTTACCTTGTAGTGACCCGTTCTGGTGATGTAAAGAAACTCCAGATTCAGTAA
- a CDS encoding YfgM family protein, which translates to MELYDTEEQQVEAIKDWWKENGKAVALGAVVGLGGIFGWRYYQDMQVSAQDAASQAYTSALTTLQAQGAGGIEATQNFIDANGDSQYSVLAALQLAKAQVDDGDFDAALNQLEWAKNNSKDEAILPVITFRIARLLAEQENYDKAFSELDAIASADWAGRIAELRGDILLRQGDAEGAYTAYTEAQQQTDASQMLKVKLDDLAK; encoded by the coding sequence GTGGAACTCTACGATACTGAAGAACAACAAGTAGAAGCCATCAAAGACTGGTGGAAAGAAAATGGTAAAGCTGTTGCTCTAGGCGCAGTGGTTGGTCTGGGTGGTATTTTCGGCTGGCGTTATTATCAAGATATGCAGGTAAGCGCGCAAGATGCTGCTTCACAAGCTTATACTTCTGCATTAACAACACTTCAGGCTCAAGGTGCGGGTGGCATTGAAGCGACTCAAAACTTTATCGATGCCAATGGCGATTCTCAATACTCAGTATTGGCCGCTTTGCAGTTAGCAAAAGCGCAGGTCGACGACGGAGACTTTGACGCCGCATTGAATCAACTTGAGTGGGCAAAAAATAACAGCAAAGACGAAGCAATTTTGCCTGTCATTACGTTTAGAATTGCTCGCCTTCTTGCTGAACAAGAAAACTATGATAAAGCGTTTTCTGAGTTAGATGCGATTGCGAGTGCCGATTGGGCTGGGCGTATTGCTGAATTGCGTGGTGATATTCTATTGCGTCAAGGCGATGCAGAAGGTGCTTACACTGCGTATACAGAAGCTCAGCAGCAAACTGATGCTAGCCAAATGCTGAAAGTAAAATTGGACGATCTTGCCAAGTAA
- the hisS gene encoding histidine--tRNA ligase — MAKTIQAIRGMNDCLPTQSPLWQKVENTVKHVVSAYGYNEVRMPIVETTNLFSRAIGEVTDVVEKEMYTFEDRNGSSLTLRPEGTAGCVRSGIENGLLYNQEQRLWYMGPMFRHERPQKGRYRQFHQCGVEVFGLNGPDVDAELIMMTARLWRELGIESHVRLELNSIGSLDARANYRVALIEFLEQHLDVLDDDCKRRMHTNPLRVLDTKNADIQAILVDAPQLSDYLDEDSKAHFAGLCELLDAAGIEYQVNQRLVRGLDYYNRTVFEWITESLGAQGTVCGGGRYDGLVEQLGGKATPAVGFAMGLERLVLMLEELDLAEVRRSVDVYMVTAGEGTQIAAMKLAEQLREEVPGLRIMTHFGGGNFKKQFKRADKVGAAIALVLGENEIAESKVVVKDLTGGEQTTVAQADVAAQLKHLI; from the coding sequence GTGGCAAAGACTATTCAAGCAATTCGAGGCATGAACGACTGCCTTCCGACACAATCTCCACTTTGGCAAAAAGTTGAGAATACGGTTAAACATGTAGTCAGCGCATACGGTTACAACGAAGTTCGTATGCCTATCGTTGAGACGACGAACTTGTTTAGTCGCGCTATCGGTGAAGTAACCGATGTTGTAGAAAAAGAAATGTATACCTTTGAAGACCGTAACGGCAGTAGCCTGACACTACGACCTGAAGGGACGGCTGGTTGTGTACGTTCTGGTATCGAAAACGGTTTGCTTTATAACCAAGAGCAGCGTTTGTGGTACATGGGCCCTATGTTCCGCCATGAGCGTCCTCAAAAAGGCCGTTATCGTCAATTCCACCAATGTGGTGTTGAAGTGTTTGGATTGAATGGCCCTGATGTCGACGCCGAACTTATTATGATGACCGCGCGTCTTTGGCGTGAGCTGGGTATCGAGTCGCATGTGCGCCTAGAGCTTAACTCTATTGGCTCTCTTGATGCTCGCGCTAATTACCGTGTGGCATTGATCGAATTCTTAGAACAACACCTAGATGTATTGGATGACGATTGTAAGCGTCGCATGCATACTAACCCGTTGCGTGTATTGGATACTAAGAATGCGGATATTCAAGCGATCCTAGTTGATGCACCGCAACTATCAGATTACCTAGACGAAGACTCAAAAGCGCATTTTGCAGGTCTTTGTGAACTTCTTGACGCTGCAGGTATCGAATACCAAGTGAATCAACGCTTAGTTCGTGGTCTGGATTACTACAACCGTACCGTTTTCGAGTGGATCACTGAGAGCCTAGGTGCTCAAGGCACCGTTTGTGGTGGTGGTCGCTACGATGGTTTGGTTGAGCAATTAGGTGGTAAAGCTACCCCAGCGGTTGGCTTTGCTATGGGTCTAGAGCGTTTAGTCTTAATGCTAGAAGAACTCGACCTTGCTGAAGTACGTCGTAGTGTAGATGTATACATGGTGACGGCGGGTGAAGGTACCCAAATCGCGGCGATGAAATTAGCAGAACAACTGCGTGAAGAAGTTCCTGGTTTACGAATCATGACTCACTTCGGTGGTGGTAACTTTAAGAAACAATTTAAGCGTGCTGACAAAGTCGGCGCAGCAATTGCCCTAGTGCTTGGCGAAAACGAAATCGCGGAAAGCAAGGTCGTGGTTAAAGACCTAACTGGTGGTGAACAAACAACCGTTGCTCAAGCCGATGTCGCTGCGCAACTTAAGCATTTGATCTAA
- the ispG gene encoding flavodoxin-dependent (E)-4-hydroxy-3-methylbut-2-enyl-diphosphate synthase has product MQHESPIKRRKSTRIYVGDVPIGDGAPIAVQSMTNTRTTDVAATVAQINALIKVGADIVRVSVPTMEAAEAFKLIKQQVSVPLVADIHFDYRIALKVAEYGVDCLRINPGNIGNESRIRSVVDCARDKNIPIRIGVNGGSLEKDIQVKYTEPTAAALVESAMRHVDILDRMNFDQFKVSVKASDVFLAVDSYRLLAKEIEQPLHLGITEAGGARAGSVKSAVGLGMLLSEGIGDTLRISLAADPVEEIKVGFDILKSLRIRSRGINFIACPSCSRQEFDVINTVNALEERLEDIITPMDVSIIGCVVNGPGEAEVSHMGIAGGNNKSAFYEDGKRQKERFDNDDLVAKLEAKIRAKASMLDENQRIDVTHVIDK; this is encoded by the coding sequence ATGCAACACGAATCTCCTATTAAACGTCGCAAGTCTACACGTATTTACGTGGGTGACGTGCCTATTGGTGACGGTGCCCCTATTGCGGTGCAGTCAATGACAAACACACGTACGACAGATGTAGCTGCAACTGTCGCGCAGATTAATGCACTCATCAAAGTGGGCGCTGATATCGTTCGAGTTTCGGTTCCTACCATGGAAGCGGCAGAAGCGTTTAAGCTGATCAAACAGCAAGTTTCTGTGCCTTTGGTTGCCGATATTCATTTTGATTATCGTATCGCGCTTAAGGTGGCGGAATACGGTGTTGATTGTTTGCGGATTAATCCGGGTAATATTGGCAATGAAAGTCGTATTCGCTCAGTGGTTGATTGCGCTCGTGACAAAAACATTCCGATTCGAATTGGCGTGAATGGTGGGTCATTAGAAAAAGACATTCAGGTTAAGTACACCGAACCTACAGCGGCTGCATTAGTTGAATCGGCAATGCGTCACGTTGATATTTTAGATCGAATGAACTTCGATCAATTTAAAGTTAGTGTAAAAGCATCCGATGTCTTCCTTGCCGTTGATTCATACCGACTGCTGGCAAAAGAAATCGAGCAACCTTTGCATTTAGGTATTACTGAAGCGGGCGGTGCTCGCGCAGGCTCTGTAAAATCGGCCGTTGGTCTTGGTATGCTGTTGTCTGAAGGTATTGGCGATACATTACGTATTTCATTGGCCGCCGACCCTGTTGAAGAGATCAAAGTAGGCTTTGATATATTGAAATCGCTGAGAATACGTTCTCGTGGTATTAATTTTATTGCTTGCCCAAGTTGTTCTCGTCAAGAATTCGACGTCATTAACACCGTGAATGCACTGGAAGAACGCCTTGAAGACATTATCACACCAATGGATGTATCCATTATTGGTTGTGTCGTTAATGGCCCTGGTGAAGCAGAAGTTTCTCATATGGGTATTGCTGGCGGTAACAATAAAAGTGCGTTCTATGAAGATGGTAAACGTCAGAAAGAACGTTTCGACAATGACGATCTTGTCGCGAAACTTGAAGCTAAAATTCGAGCAAAAGCGTCGATGTTGGATGAAAACCAACGTATCGATGTTACCCACGTGATCGACAAATAG
- the rodZ gene encoding cytoskeleton protein RodZ, translating to MSTEQTENNNTAPVQQPGSVLKTKRESLGWSQQEIADRLRLRVSVIENIESNDFKSDQVATFTRGYLRSYAKVVGLNEEDVLGLLNGSGNAEHKEQTMQSFSRKTNREKHNNRVMMVTWGIMLTLAGISSVWWWQNQQQDTLSPAEISAQAPIEDINESDLQAFVDTKEQQQLEATLAPEISESTVGDTASSEQEPLAESATAQDLTPEATQKASTASSKPVAPALPQKSTSKQTSESATQPLQSSVSESSAKAEDKTIVAVNAHQLTMEFKADCWIQVKDASGKTLSTGVKKAGRNITLNGQAPYNIILGAPEGVTMTYANEPVDLSGYSAGKVARFKLP from the coding sequence ATGAGTACGGAACAAACTGAGAATAACAATACAGCGCCAGTGCAACAGCCTGGGTCGGTATTAAAAACAAAACGCGAATCTCTAGGTTGGTCCCAACAAGAGATAGCAGACAGATTACGCCTTAGAGTCTCTGTCATTGAAAATATTGAAAGTAACGACTTTAAATCAGATCAAGTAGCCACCTTTACCCGTGGCTATTTGCGATCTTACGCTAAAGTTGTTGGCCTAAACGAAGAAGACGTACTTGGGTTGTTGAATGGATCTGGTAATGCAGAACACAAAGAACAAACCATGCAAAGTTTCTCTCGAAAAACCAATCGTGAAAAGCACAATAACCGCGTAATGATGGTGACATGGGGAATCATGCTTACTTTAGCGGGTATTTCGTCGGTTTGGTGGTGGCAAAATCAACAGCAAGATACCTTATCTCCTGCTGAAATCAGCGCTCAAGCCCCTATCGAAGATATCAACGAAAGCGATTTGCAAGCCTTTGTTGACACTAAAGAGCAACAACAGTTAGAAGCGACGTTAGCGCCTGAAATCTCGGAAAGCACCGTCGGTGATACTGCCTCAAGCGAGCAAGAGCCCCTAGCCGAAAGTGCGACAGCTCAAGACTTAACACCAGAGGCAACGCAGAAAGCATCAACAGCCAGTTCAAAACCTGTTGCGCCTGCGTTACCGCAAAAGAGTACATCAAAACAGACCTCTGAATCCGCGACTCAACCGCTTCAATCAAGCGTATCTGAGTCGAGTGCCAAAGCTGAAGACAAAACTATTGTGGCAGTGAATGCTCATCAATTAACGATGGAGTTTAAAGCAGATTGTTGGATCCAAGTGAAAGATGCAAGCGGCAAAACTCTATCGACTGGTGTGAAAAAGGCGGGTCGCAATATTACATTGAATGGCCAAGCACCATACAACATTATCTTGGGTGCACCTGAAGGTGTCACCATGACTTATGCGAACGAACCTGTTGACCTTTCTGGTTACAGTGCAGGTAAAGTCGCCAGATTCAAATTACCCTAG
- the pilW gene encoding type IV pilus biogenesis/stability protein PilW — protein MFARFVYIFLVCLLVGCVTVTDSPVNAGFDRHKAAEARISLGLSYLESQDMVKARENLEMALSYAPDYYRSLIAIAHFYQAVGDTQKAEDAYRTALRESPKNGDVLNNYGAFLCKIGQYQKADAFFNQAIEQPYYYLIAASYQNAAMCALKSGNRENAEHYFRLSLAHDPYRVVSMLQLSQLEVQNDQYQSARVRLLKFHNRFGYKPASLGLLIELETKAGNETMADQYASILTTKYPNSIQYQKYVTNEYGTN, from the coding sequence ATGTTTGCTAGGTTTGTGTATATATTTCTAGTCTGTTTACTAGTAGGCTGTGTTACAGTTACTGATAGTCCAGTAAATGCTGGATTTGATAGACACAAAGCTGCGGAAGCTCGAATCAGTCTAGGGTTAAGCTATCTAGAGTCGCAAGACATGGTCAAAGCAAGAGAAAATCTTGAAATGGCCCTTAGTTACGCTCCAGATTATTATCGTTCTCTGATTGCAATTGCGCATTTCTACCAAGCGGTAGGGGATACGCAAAAAGCAGAAGACGCTTACCGAACAGCATTAAGGGAGTCTCCAAAGAATGGTGACGTGCTTAATAACTATGGTGCATTCTTGTGTAAAATCGGCCAGTATCAGAAAGCCGATGCATTCTTTAACCAAGCTATTGAGCAACCGTATTATTATCTGATTGCAGCTAGTTACCAAAACGCCGCTATGTGCGCGCTGAAAAGTGGCAATCGCGAGAATGCGGAGCACTATTTCCGCCTTTCTTTGGCTCACGACCCGTACCGAGTCGTTTCCATGCTTCAACTGTCGCAGTTAGAAGTTCAAAACGATCAATATCAATCGGCACGAGTTAGACTGTTGAAATTCCATAATCGGTTTGGATACAAACCAGCCAGTTTAGGTTTGCTCATTGAATTAGAAACAAAAGCGGGCAATGAAACCATGGCAGATCAGTATGCAAGCATACTGACAACAAAGTATCCAAACTCGATTCAATATCAGAAGTATGTCACGAATGAGTACGGAACAAACTGA
- a CDS encoding bifunctional tRNA (adenosine(37)-C2)-methyltransferase TrmG/ribosomal RNA large subunit methyltransferase RlmN: MTTAKVNLLDFDRKGLRKYFVEELGEKAFRADQIMKWIYHFGCDDFGQMNNINKKLREKLERVAEIRAPYVSEAMHSTDGTIKWAMRVGDQDVETVYIPDEDRATLCVSSQVGCALECKFCSTGQQGFNRNLKVSEIIGQVWRAAREIGLQKETGRRPITNIVMMGMGEPLLNMKNLIPALEIMLDDLGFGLSKRRVTVSTSGVVSGLDQMTDVIDVALAISLHAPTDELRSEIMPINDRWNIEEFLVSVRRYIASTNANRGRVTVEYVLLDHVNDDMQHARQLAELLKDTPAKINLIPFNPYPGSPYLKPSNSRIDRFMKTLMEYDFTVTVRKTRGDDIDAACGQLVGDVIDRTKRTKMKQNGEPIPVKSI; encoded by the coding sequence ATGACCACAGCTAAAGTCAATCTACTCGATTTTGATCGTAAAGGGCTACGCAAATACTTTGTTGAAGAACTGGGTGAAAAAGCGTTTCGCGCTGATCAAATCATGAAGTGGATCTATCATTTCGGTTGTGATGATTTCGGCCAAATGAACAACATCAACAAAAAGCTGCGTGAGAAACTAGAGCGTGTTGCTGAAATTCGTGCACCTTATGTTTCTGAAGCGATGCACTCTACCGATGGTACGATTAAATGGGCAATGCGCGTTGGCGATCAGGACGTAGAGACCGTTTATATTCCAGATGAAGATCGTGCCACATTATGCGTTTCTTCTCAGGTTGGTTGTGCGCTTGAATGTAAGTTTTGTTCTACAGGTCAACAAGGCTTTAACCGCAACCTAAAGGTATCTGAAATCATAGGTCAGGTTTGGCGTGCAGCACGTGAAATTGGACTCCAAAAAGAAACCGGTCGTCGCCCAATAACCAACATCGTAATGATGGGTATGGGTGAGCCACTACTGAACATGAAAAACCTAATTCCAGCGTTAGAAATTATGCTAGATGACTTGGGTTTTGGCTTATCTAAGCGCCGAGTAACGGTCTCAACTTCTGGTGTGGTTTCTGGCCTTGACCAGATGACGGATGTGATTGACGTCGCGCTAGCTATTTCATTACACGCGCCAACGGATGAGTTACGTAGTGAAATCATGCCAATTAATGATCGTTGGAATATTGAGGAATTCTTGGTATCGGTTCGTCGCTACATCGCGTCAACTAACGCTAACCGTGGCCGAGTAACCGTCGAATATGTATTGCTTGATCATGTTAATGACGACATGCAACATGCAAGACAACTCGCAGAACTTCTAAAAGATACGCCTGCGAAGATAAATTTGATTCCATTCAACCCTTATCCTGGTTCACCATACCTTAAGCCAAGTAATTCTCGTATCGACCGTTTCATGAAAACGTTGATGGAGTATGACTTTACGGTAACCGTACGTAAGACTCGTGGCGATGATATTGATGCAGCATGTGGTCAGTTGGTCGGTGATGTGATTGATCGCACGAAGCGTACAAAAATGAAGCAAAATGGGGAACCAATTCCGGTCAAATCAATCTGA
- the ndk gene encoding nucleoside-diphosphate kinase: MPIERTFSIVKPDAVKRDLIGEIYHRIEKTGLKIVAAKMLHLTKEQAAGFYAEHEGKPFFEDLQAFMISGPIMVQVLEGEDAIANYRELMGKTNPEEAATGTIRADYALSMRHNSVHGSDSPESAAREIEYFFPQSEICPRSE, from the coding sequence ATGCCTATAGAAAGAACTTTCTCTATCGTAAAACCAGACGCAGTGAAGCGAGATCTGATCGGAGAAATTTATCACCGTATTGAAAAGACAGGGCTGAAAATTGTTGCTGCCAAAATGTTACATTTAACTAAAGAACAAGCGGCGGGCTTTTATGCTGAGCATGAAGGCAAACCGTTTTTTGAAGATCTACAAGCGTTCATGATCTCAGGACCAATCATGGTTCAAGTTCTTGAGGGCGAAGACGCGATTGCAAACTACCGTGAGCTAATGGGTAAAACCAACCCAGAAGAAGCAGCAACGGGCACAATCCGTGCAGACTACGCACTGAGCATGCGCCATAACTCCGTTCATGGTAGCGATAGCCCTGAATCGGCAGCGCGTGAAATTGAATACTTCTTTCCGCAATCTGAAATTTGTCCAAGATCAGAATAG
- the pepB gene encoding aminopeptidase PepB, with translation MSTQMPVFLSHEAALPHWGEKALLSFGESGATVHVTENTLDNVQRAGRKLDGQGIKVVSLQGDNWDLETIWAFYQGFRNSKNSHKVEWQPLEDAAQLELNARIKAGDWVRDVINKSAEEVAPRQLATMAGEFIKSLAPKHVTFRIVKDKDLLTEGWTGIYAVGRGSERTSAMLQLDYNPTGDENAPVYACLVGKGITFDSGGYSLKPSGFMDAMKSDMGGAGTITGGLGLAIMRGLNKRVKLILCCAENMVSGRAFKLGDIITYKNGKTVEIMNTDAEGRLVLADGLLFASEQNPELIIDCATLTGAAKNALGNDYHALLSFDDELAHQALSSANSESEGLWPLPLADFHRSMLPSNFADMSNISSGQYSPGASTAAAFLSYFVDDYKKGWLHFDCAGTYRKAASDKWSAGATGMGVRTLARVLVDQAK, from the coding sequence ATGTCTACTCAAATGCCAGTATTTTTATCTCACGAAGCAGCACTTCCTCATTGGGGCGAAAAAGCCTTGCTGTCTTTTGGTGAGTCAGGCGCAACAGTTCATGTGACAGAAAACACGTTAGACAACGTTCAGCGCGCTGGCCGAAAACTCGATGGTCAAGGTATCAAAGTGGTATCACTTCAAGGTGATAACTGGGACTTAGAAACGATTTGGGCATTTTACCAAGGTTTCCGTAACTCAAAAAATTCGCATAAAGTCGAATGGCAACCGCTAGAAGACGCGGCTCAGTTAGAATTAAATGCTCGCATAAAAGCTGGGGATTGGGTTCGCGATGTTATCAATAAAAGTGCTGAAGAAGTGGCTCCGCGCCAACTCGCGACAATGGCGGGTGAGTTCATTAAATCACTGGCACCTAAGCACGTAACATTTCGCATTGTAAAAGATAAAGATCTACTTACCGAAGGCTGGACGGGTATTTATGCCGTTGGCCGAGGCTCTGAACGTACATCAGCCATGCTGCAATTGGATTACAACCCAACAGGTGACGAAAATGCACCTGTATATGCGTGTTTGGTTGGTAAAGGCATTACCTTTGATTCTGGTGGCTACAGCTTGAAGCCATCAGGTTTCATGGACGCAATGAAGTCTGATATGGGCGGTGCAGGTACCATTACTGGCGGGCTAGGTTTGGCTATCATGCGCGGTTTGAACAAGCGCGTTAAATTGATCTTGTGTTGTGCAGAAAATATGGTGTCAGGTCGTGCGTTTAAACTGGGCGACATCATCACCTATAAAAACGGCAAAACAGTAGAAATCATGAATACTGATGCTGAAGGCCGTTTGGTTCTGGCGGATGGTCTTCTATTTGCTAGTGAGCAAAACCCTGAATTGATCATCGATTGCGCTACCTTAACGGGAGCGGCAAAGAATGCATTGGGCAACGATTATCATGCGCTGCTTAGTTTTGATGACGAGCTTGCTCATCAAGCTCTATCTTCTGCAAACAGTGAGTCAGAAGGCTTATGGCCACTGCCACTGGCAGATTTCCATCGCAGTATGTTGCCATCTAATTTTGCTGATATGTCAAACATCAGCAGTGGTCAATATTCTCCGGGTGCAAGCACGGCTGCTGCGTTCCTATCTTATTTTGTGGACGACTACAAAAAAGGTTGGCTGCATTTTGACTGCGCTGGTACGTACCGTAAAGCGGCAAGTGACAAGTGGTCTGCAGGTGCAACGGGTATGGGTGTGCGCACTTTAGCTCGTGTATTGGTTGATCAAGCGAAATAA
- the iscX gene encoding Fe-S cluster assembly protein IscX, whose translation MSLTWTDSREIAIELCDLYPDTDPKTVRFTDLHSWICNLEDFADDPNRSNEKILEAVILCWMDEAD comes from the coding sequence ATGAGCCTAACATGGACAGATTCGCGAGAAATCGCGATAGAGCTTTGTGATTTATACCCAGATACTGACCCAAAAACAGTGCGATTTACGGATTTGCACAGTTGGATTTGTAACCTAGAAGACTTTGCTGACGATCCAAATCGTTCAAATGAGAAGATCTTGGAAGCCGTGATTTTATGCTGGATGGACGAAGCTGATTAG
- the fdx gene encoding ISC system 2Fe-2S type ferredoxin — MPKIIVLPHADLCPEGAVLEAEPGQSVLDVALKSGIGIEHACEKVCACTTCHVVIREGFDSLDESDELEDDMLDKAWGLEPESRLGCQAKVANEDLVVEIPKYTVNHASEEH; from the coding sequence ATGCCTAAAATTATCGTATTACCACACGCAGACTTGTGTCCTGAAGGTGCGGTACTTGAAGCTGAACCTGGTCAATCTGTTCTGGATGTGGCGTTAAAAAGTGGTATCGGCATTGAGCATGCGTGCGAAAAGGTTTGTGCTTGTACAACTTGTCACGTTGTCATTCGAGAAGGTTTTGACTCGCTTGATGAGAGTGATGAGCTTGAAGATGACATGCTTGATAAAGCGTGGGGACTTGAGCCTGAATCACGCTTAGGTTGCCAAGCAAAAGTCGCCAACGAAGATTTGGTTGTAGAGATCCCTAAATACACAGTTAACCACGCATCGGAAGAGCATTAA